A window of the Brassica napus cultivar Da-Ae chromosome A2, Da-Ae, whole genome shotgun sequence genome harbors these coding sequences:
- the BNAC02G07350D gene encoding uncharacterized protein BNAC02G07350D — MEQRRGDPRIYIVTLLFLSCILSGGVLLGLYLLLPDPNPLFLPAGMFFAGIPWLFWFLAYLYSCVLKPCTVSVSKSVTSFDPEKGVEKNSKSITENATSASDPVAAVEPMEGERHVQLGNVVVEQEQEQENGRLSSRRSHDDEDCDRTPLRLSVGNK; from the coding sequence ATGGAGCAGAGAAGAGGCGATCCAAGAATATACATCGTCACTCTTCTTTTTCTATCATGTATCCTCTCAGGAGGAGTCCTTCTCGGACTTTACCTCCTCCTCCCTGATCCGAACCCTCTCTTTCTACCAGCGGGTATGTTCTTCGCTGGTATCCCTTGGCTCTTCTGGTTCTTGGCTTACCTTTACTCCTGCGTCCTCAAGCCCTGCACCGTCTCCGTAAGCAAAAGCGTCACCAGTTTCGATCCGGAGAAAGGCGTGGAGAAGAACAGCAAGAGCATCACGGAAAACGCCACGTCAGCTTCAGATCCCGTGGCTGCGGTCGAGCCGATGGAAGGTGAGAGGCACGTGCAGCTCGGGAATGTGGTTgtagaacaagaacaagaacaagaaaatgGTAGATTAAGTTCAAGAAGAAGCCACGATGATGAGGATTGCGATAGAACTCCATTGAGATTATCAGTCGGGAACAAATGA
- the BNAC02G07360D gene encoding uncharacterized protein BNAC02G07360D isoform X2, with amino-acid sequence MGISRARSSTVCILLLLSLSLFPCAFSKSPRPISDVEIREKKNQCYADIDSGLWGWQCKASAIAKENCALRCLSPVCYELIYESDPLEEGEKDLIRSQEYKYCLRSGRA; translated from the exons ATGGGAATCTCCCGAGCTCGCTCAAGCACCGTTTGTATTCTTCTGTTACTCTCGCTGAGCTTATTCCCCTGTGCTTTCTCTAAATCTCCTCGTCCCATATCC GATGTGGAGATCAGGGAGAAGAAGAACCAATGCTATGCTGATATAGATAG TGGGCTATGGGGTTGGCAATGCAAAGCTTCTGCTATTGCTAAAGAGAATTGTGCGCTGCGATGCCTTTCTCCGGTTTGCTATGAGCTCATCTATGAGAGTGATCCA CTTGAGGAAGGTGAGAAAGATTTGATTAGGAGCCAAGAGTACAAATATT GTCTTCGCTCGGGGAGAGCCTAG
- the BNAC02G07360D gene encoding uncharacterized protein BNAC02G07360D isoform X1 gives MGISRARSSTVCILLLLSLSLFPCAFSKSPRPISDVEIREKKNQCYADIDSGLWGWQCKASAIAKENCALRCLSPVCYELIYESDPLEEGEKDLIRSQEYKYCMYKSSLGESLDGVRGSFL, from the exons ATGGGAATCTCCCGAGCTCGCTCAAGCACCGTTTGTATTCTTCTGTTACTCTCGCTGAGCTTATTCCCCTGTGCTTTCTCTAAATCTCCTCGTCCCATATCC GATGTGGAGATCAGGGAGAAGAAGAACCAATGCTATGCTGATATAGATAG TGGGCTATGGGGTTGGCAATGCAAAGCTTCTGCTATTGCTAAAGAGAATTGTGCGCTGCGATGCCTTTCTCCGGTTTGCTATGAGCTCATCTATGAGAGTGATCCA CTTGAGGAAGGTGAGAAAGATTTGATTAGGAGCCAAGAGTACAAATATTGTATGTACAA GTCTTCGCTCGGGGAGAGCCTAGATGGTGTTCGTGGCAGCTTTTTATAG